DNA from Dermochelys coriacea isolate rDerCor1 chromosome 20, rDerCor1.pri.v4, whole genome shotgun sequence:
gacTTCCTGGGCAGCGCAACCCTCTCCCTTCTTGCATCATGCCCCTTCCCGGGAGCCCTCAGCACCTGTTCCCGGCCGGGGGAGGCAGCACCCCccaagccccccccgccccggcagcACCCGCCCCCGGGGCCCCAGGTGCTGGCCAATCGCTGCAggcaggagggcagggcctgCCCCCATGACTGACAGATGCCTGGAGCCTGGACAGGCAGCACCTCAAGCTGAGCCCTGAGTCGGGCTCCCTCGGGCGAGCAGCACCCGACTCAGCCCCTGGCACCCGGGCAGTGGCCGTGGCGAGCGGCTCCTCGCATGGCAGACAGACGCGGGGCATCCCAGGCGTGACGGCAAGAGGCAGGCTGGCTGGGCAGAGCTCGGAGACAGATCCTGAGAGCCTGGCACCGTCCctacccccctgccccactcGGCTCTAGATGGCTCCTGGCTCCGGCGCGTGGCTGGAGAGGAGCGGACAGCCCCCAGGGGGTTGGCTAGCCctggctgccctggccctgctgtgGGGATCCTCGGTCcagggaggagggaagctggGGTGCCCGGCGTGCAGGATGCCCACCCTGGAGCCGGGCACAGAGAGGCGCTTCCTGCTCGAGCTGGCCAAGCGGCAGATCCTAGAGAAGCTGCACCTGATAGAGAGGCCCAACGTCACCCAGCCGGTGCCCCGCCTGGCCGTCGCCAATGCCCTGCGGCATTTGCATGTGAGCAaagcccagcgggacgggcagccGGGGCCCTTCGCCCCCTGGGACGGCCCCGACACCGACGAGCTGGGCTACGAGATCATCAGTTTTGCCAAGACAGGTGGGTGCTGCAGACGGGGACCCgaggctggcgggggggaggagggggccagggacagggctgggggatgAGCCAGGAACAgactgggacagggagtgggacGGAGCCAGCGGCTCGGCCCCACCAAAGGAAACTTCACCGATTGCAGGTGGGAAAACCTGGGGTCCGgagagcagagaaggggggtgagtggggagcaAGAGGGCCTGGGGGGAGGCCCAGGCTGCTCTCAGGACAGatgttgaggggtgggggggcgcagAGCCACCCCTCACCCAGCTACGAGGATCCCACAGATTTACCGTGCTGTTCCCAAGGGCTGGATAGTGCCACGGGATcactcctgggttctgcccccacctctgggaagggagtggggtttagtggtTATAGTCGGGGGGCggctgggagccaagactcctgggttctgtcctcagttctgggaggggaatggggtctagtgggttaagAGCAAGGCTGggcgtcaggactcctgggttctatccccagttctgggagggaagTAGGGTGTAGTGGTTAGATCAGgggagttgggagccaggactcctgggttctatcccagctatGGGAGGGGAACGGGATCTAGTGGTtgggggggtggctgggagccaggactcctgggttctgtcccctgtTCTTGGAGTGGAacggggtctagtgggttaagAGCAAGGCTGGGCATCAGaaatcctgggttctgtccccagccaggggcagggagtggagtctagtggttaaaggggggggcaaagctgggagccgggactcctgggttctaagtCCAGCTCTTCAGTAAGTCACTTTCCCCCGTGGTGGAACTGGCTCCCCAAGGGTGTGATTCCTGCTGGTTTCCCAGCTAGGATGGTCTGTGGATCTCCGAGGGGGGAAGGTCTCTGGACCAGGGTACATCGTGGCCATGCCAAGGGCCCGGCAGCACCAGGCTGGCAGGTGGGGGAGTAAGGGAGAGATCTGGGCACTGGCCGAACTGCTGGAATCCCACCGCTCCTGATACGCAGGGGAGGGGGCTTCTGGGACTGGGTGGGGGACAAACAGCTCCCCACTGGAATCTATTTCCCAGGAtatcagccccccaccccagccccatgtATGGGTTGCTGGAGTTATCTGCAAAGCCCTCCCCCTATGGGCCACTGCTGCCCATCCCCACACAGGAGGTCCCCAGCACTGTCTCCCATCCAGGTGCCCCCAGCCCATTGGCTTTTGGTCCCGGAGCTGAgctggtggggggtgaggggggagggcATCCTTGGCTCCTTGCTGTTGCTGCCAGGGTTCTCCTATGCGGGGCGCTAGAACTCCACCTCCAGGGAAAGGACATGCCAGAGCTTGGTGGGGGCAGCAGGTCAGAGACAGGGGTGCTCAGTCTCGGGGGACTTGGCTGGGAAggagcccctgggggtggggcagtgagccagggagcagggagcctggTGCCAGCTGCGAAGATGGGCATTCCCCACCTGGCACCGCCCCCCGTTCTCACAGCCCCGCTCTCCCCACAGAGTTCTCCTCTCCTTCCAGCATGGGGCTGCGTTTCCAGTTCAGCCGGGGCACGGGCCGGGATGTCCACATCCTGCAGGCCCAGCTGTGGCTCTACATCCGGGCCCCCCGGAGCGGGCTCTCCCCAGTCACGCTGCGGGTCTCCCAGGCGGGGGCGCTGCTGAGCGAGAGGCAGCTGGAGGCCCGGGCCGGCGGCTGGCACACTGTCGCCCTCCTGCCTGCACTCCAGGCCTTCTTCCGCGGGCAGAAGAAGACACTGAGGCTCGAGCTGGAGTGCCGCGGGTGCCAGGCCAATGCCACGGCTGGGAGCGACACCGGCAGCTCCCACCAGGCCTTCCTGGTGGCCAAGGCCACGGTGCGGAAGCCAGGGCAGCAGGTGGCCAAACGCAGCCTTCGCTGTGACCAGACCTCCGATCTGTGTTGCCGCAAGGACTATTACGTGGACTTCCGGGACATCGGGTGGAATGACTGGATCATCAAGCCAGAGGGCTACCAGATCAACTACTGCATGGGCCAGTGCCCGCCCCACGTGGCCAGCAGCCCAGGCATGGCCTCCTCCTCCCACACGGCCATACTCAACCTGATCCGGGCCCACAACATCCAGCAGGGCGGGCAATCCTGCTGCGTGCCCACGCACCGCCGGCCCCTCTCCATCCTCTACTTCGACCGTAACAGCAACATCCTCAAGACCGACATCCCGGACATGATTGTTGATGCCTGCGGCTGCAGCTAGGGGACCTGGACGGGGGGCCCAGCTGCCCCtggagaggtggggggcgggggagttgtGGGGAATCTCCCGGCGCTGTTCAGTGGGGTTGGCGCAGATAGATGGAGTCTTCTCTGTCGCGTGCCCGCCGTGACACTGCCCCAATGCCCTAGGGCATCGTTCGGGAGATGCCGGGTCCGAGATTGTTCTGGACTGTCACTCCTGGGACCCAGGAGGAGGCTGGGAGTGGTTAACGCGAAACAtctcttggtgtgtgtgtgtcggggggggagcaggcagctggctacaccctccctccccccccgcgcacacacacatttcaaGCACAAGTGTGCAAGGAGGAAACTGGGCCAGGTGCCAACTGGAGGAAAGGTCTCTGGGCCGGCTGGGGGCCAACGCCCCACGGCACACAGCTCGGCCGCCCCAGCCAGGTATTTCCAGAGCTGGGTGGAAAATTTTGCCAAACAAAGCGTGTGGGTTCGTCTCACCGAGGATGTTTTGATTTTAGGGGGATTGGGCAGAAAACCAGCGATTTCCAGCCGAGAAAAGGAAACCTTTGGGCCCGAAATGTCCAGTGTTgagattttcctttttccaactGACCATTTTCTCCGGGTGCTTCCCAAGGGCCGCGGTGGATCTTCCAAACCCGGCACTTTTCCAATCGAGCTGGGTTGGTTTCCTACCCGAGCCGCCCGCACTCCACCAGGGGTTATGTCCAGGGGGTGGCAAGACCCGCCTGCAGGAGGAGGCCAGACAAGCCGGGCACAGCTGGGAATGGCCCCTAAGAACTGTCAGGGCTTTGAAAGCCCCAATTTCTCATCCCCCAGAAGTTTCCCATGGAAAATGGTCTCTAGTCCTTTCACCCCTTTCTGGGGGGCTGCAGCCAATCGCTGAGCAGCTCTCTGCTCTCCTGGCGGGGTCCAGCCAGTTCTTCTCCGGCACTGGGCACCGGGCACCAGCCCTGCTGACGGAGCTGGGACCCGCTCGGGTGCAGATTCTCTAGTGGTATTTTTCACGTTTCACTCTATGGTGGTTCTGCTGCCGTGGGACGAACACATTCAATGCATTGGGGGAGTGTTTACTGTAGGGCACCTCGGGGAGGTGCCAGGGTCGGAACAGGGCATggggtggctggggagggggaacccGCCCCCTGactccccaccccgccctgccaAGAAGCCTGGCGCCAAATTTgcctttttgtattttcttttcgcactaatgtaaaaaaaatattttattttattttattttattatttcgaGCGACATCTCCAATAAACGGGTGAAAACACAGCGTTTGTTCTGAAATTCTCTACGGATCAGAGACACCGGGATGAGACAGGCTGATGGTACAGcccagccagtgcccctcagtcccgacccgcagccccctgctagcccagccctggggttccccccatagctctgctggtgcccctcactcctgaccgaCAGCCCCATAGTGATAGTCCAGTCTAGTCATCTTGGACCATGGGCTTTAAGCACCACACAGGCAGCCTGAGGTGAGGGGTTCAGAGCTACTCCAGAGCAGATTCCCATGACTCAAGCAGCCCACCCTGTGTTTAGCAGCCCCCCAGATCTGCAGCAGGACCCCtgtggcagaggggagagcagggccTTTGCTGGGGGTGACACTACCCCgggtgggggcaggtgggaaTGAGAAGCCAGGAGGTCCCTGGGCCGGTCCTGGGGGGTAAAGCAGGACTCTGTGCGCTGggtcccagcccccacctccagggGGCAGCACTGAGTTGCTCCCAGCTGGCGGTTGCTTGGCAGCCTGTGCACAGAACGAGTTTGTCAGGcctcagcccagctcccagggCCGGTCCCTGTCTCCCAGCAAGTCCCCCAGACACTGGCCCCCATCTGGGCCCCGCGCCGCCAGCCCCAGCGGGGAGGCCAAAACCAGGACCAGCCCAGGGGATCGAGCTCCTCTTTCCATGGCTGGCGGGGGAAGGAAGTCGCTGATTGTTGGGGGTCAGGGGAGTTGGGTGATGGGGGTcattgggggttggggtttgggggagCTGGGCATTGGGGGttgctgggggtcaggggagctGGGCGTTGGGGGTTGCTGGGGCTTGGGGGTCGCTGGGGGTTAGGGGTCAGGGGTTGGGGGACCTGGGCGCTAAGGGttgctgggggtcaggggagctgggtcccaggggagctgggggtcGGGGGTTGGGGGAGCTGGGCGTTGGGGGGTCATTGGGAGTTGGGGGTTGGGGAAGCTGCACATTGGAGGTTGCTGGGAGTCAGGGGTCAAGGGCTGGGGTTCGGGGGAGCTGCGTAGCatcagacacccccaccccggctcTGGTGCAAGCGCTGGCTCAGGGCCGCGTTATCTGGGGCCAAGCCCTGGCCGCTCTCTCGGCCCCGTGCCCAGCACCACGGGCAAAGGGCGACTTTCATCAGCTCCGGGCGGCCTGAACACGCGGGGATCAGCTGGGGATggagccacccctccccccagcctgccccactggGAAAGGCCAGGCTGCCCCAGAGTGTTATCCCAGGTGccccccggtgcccctcactcccgacccgcaaccccctgctagcccagccctgggctccccccgacccagctctgctggtgcccctggtGTTTAGTGGCACAGGCCTGgagggtgcccccccccccggctgtgtGTGACACAGTGACTCAGCGACACGCTGACACACTAACCTACCCCCAGCCTGGTGCTGTgtgtgggcggggaggggggctgcccTTAAGACTTTAATCCACTTCCTCACCCACCGGGTCTGAGCCACTTTcactttcttaaagagacagcctgagctgggggggaggggccgctaGCAGGTAGGGGAAGGCTTCCCCGCTGGGGGAGAAGAAGCAGGAGGCTGCGGGAGGGTGGGGGCCACTtggtgtctgtctgtgtctctgtccTTCTTGCCGTCTGGCCAGTtcgcgctccagctgcagagccccTGCAGGAGACGCCCCATGGCGGGACTGGTTCTGGGGATCTCGCGGGCCCAGCCTGTGTGGCACTGTGGGGAAGGCGGCATCAAGCCGGGGTTGGGGTCTGTGCCAGGAGAAGGGGTTGCGGGAGCAGTTCTGGGGCAGACGCGGCCTGGCAGCTTGGCCAGGGTCACGCCGGAGCCAATCCAGGTTAAGCAGCTGAGACCTGGCCCCTCCACGCACAGaacctccccagctggagccaatATTTCATCAATGagccaagtcattgataaaatattgactagtaccagaccagGGCCCGaacctgctggggcagggagataCCCTCAGCCGGGAGCCCCCGTGCACCCAGGGGCCCTAGGATTTGGGCCACTCTGGCCTGGAAGAGCACCAGGGCCAGCTGGGCTTCCTTAGTTCAGGTCTcccacccaccctgctcctttcCCAGCCGCTGAGACCTTCTTTCCTGCATCTCAGGTGTGCGTGgagctgcaggtggaaggggcgagagctggggggcagcgcTTCGAGAGGATTGgtcctagcccagccctgctgctccacaAACTCAgagtgagagacaggccctgcccccaagagctcacaagggctgggaggggaaactgaggcatggaggtgaGAGACTCTGGGGGTGAGTGGAGGACcgggggaattacagaccagcagCCTAACTTCaacacctggaaagatactgggaGCCATTATAACAAGCAGTTTGCGGGCATCCGGAGATAACAGGTTATAAGGAGTTGCCAAACCGACCTCACTTccctcttgggggaggggggttcatggccttgtggatggggggaagctaCAGACATGAGACAGCTTGATTTTGGGGAGGTTTCTGACACATCCTACATGACAGGTGCACAAGCAGACTAGGGAGATGTGGGCTAGATGAAGTTACTCtcaggtggatgcacaactggctgaaagaccATCCAGACAAGTttgctatcaaactgggagggcgtaTTGACCGGGGTCCCGCAGGGGTCCAccctgggtctggtactaatCAAGCAGGGAGGGTGTATTgactggggtcctgcaggggtccgccctgggtctggtactagtcaagcAGGGAGGGTGTATTGACTGGGGTCTTGCAGGGGTCCGCCCTGGGTCtgatactagtcaatattttatcaatgacttggataacGAGGTGGGCATGGCGCATATACAATGTGCAGAGGCCCCCATGCAGGGAGGGGTTGGAAGCACTGGGGAGGCCAGGGTTAGGATTCACAATGGGCTGGACGAATTGGAGACCTGGGCTgcaatcaacaagatgaaattcaataaagccaAGTGCAAAGTGCGACACTCGGGAAGGAAAAACCAAGCGCCCAGCTCCACACGGGGGACTATCTGGTGAGGGGGTCACACTGCTGCGAAGGAGTCGGGGGGCAGAGCGGCTCACAAATCGAACCCGAGTCAGCCGTGCGAAGTCAGCCGTGCGCAGCGGTTGTGAAAAAGGCTCGTGTCATCCCAGGGTGTGTGAATGGGAGCATTGGCGTCAGACCCGGGGGGTAACTGTCCCACTCGACTTGGCCCTGGAGAGGCCTCGGCTGGAGTCTGGGTCCGGTTCTGGGCCCGCATGTGACGAGAGAGATggataaattagagagagtccagaggagagcgacCAAGACAATCCCGGAGCCGTGCGGGAAGGTTAAACCCTGGGGCAGGCTTAGTCCTGAGAAGAGAAGCCGGAGGGGGGCCAGAGAACAGCCCTCATGTTAGGGGCTGtgtagtggggcggctgccccactccagtAGGCAGGGGTTCAAAGCAGCTCTGGAGAGGGCTGCGGTAGGAAAAGCCgtgagagcagctgagggagtagctggccacaggtgtggctggctcagtcagggcccagctggccctgataagagagCTGGGGGCCAGGAGACAGAGCATCTCACTCCAGCCCTGCAGCGGGAGGGACCTGGCTGTGCAGGGTacctggagcagggcagggcagggcagggcagggcaggggaggagaggagaggagaggagaggagaggaggaggaggaggaggaggagtgggggagctcCTGCCTGGTAACTCCCCAAGTGGAGGCCTATGGAGGTCCTggtgctgcagaggggcagcctgaggcagaggcagctgatccgacccccttgccagtgatgagtggccattatacTGCAgactgccccagtgagcgggggctagatgacgactggcagtagccactgaggcaaggtgggcatagggggagggggttcccctggaaggggagaccAGAGAGtcggggtactgctggggcagaaccctgaggtaaagggcaccggggtccaggagggacatgggggggcctgaggcaggtgagacaccggccagcagggggcactctgaGGCTGAAGGGCTCATTCCCAAGACGACCAGTGGGAGGCGCCGCGCCGGTGCGTCCTCACTCTGCTACAGGCTGTGATAAAGGGGCTGGTGATCGATTGTTCTCCGTGCCCACTGGTGGCAAGACAAGAACAATGGGAAAAGCTGCTGGCCTCCGAGCAGCTGAAGCTCTGGAacgggccccggggggggggctgggaatccCCGTCCGGGCTGATCTAGGCTCACCTGggcctgcctcagcgcagggggctggacggCCCTCAGGGTCCCGCGGGCAGCCACCCGGGAGCAGGGGTCAGTGGCCAGGGCTAGGAGCCCAGGCTCAGAGCCAGGCTACCTGGAGAGGGGCAAGGCTGGGACCAAAGGGGCAAGGCTTGTCCGCATCCCTTCTGTAGCGGTGGGGACCAAAAGCAGGAACCGGGGTTAGTGCAGCCAACTCCTGGCCCagtgggggtgctgggctccGGTGCTGAGCGGCTGACTCGTCCCAGCTGCGCCGCGGTCTcacagggtgagggctccaggggggagggaggctgggctctgccccctcctcacAGGCTCAGAGACCCTGCTGCTgcccgggggtggggtggaggggaaaggccTGAGCCAGATTCCGGGCCAcgcctggggagaggggaagcctcCAGGCTGCCTTTGCCCCCTCCTGATTCCAGGTGGCTGTGGGGGCGAGACAGCAGCCCCCCGCACTCCGCGCCCAACACCAGCCTGCCCCCGATGCctgtgggcagggagggaggttgGACCAGGGGGCCTCCCCCCGCTTCGGGCTGCTCCCAGGTAGCCTCCGTGGTGTCACCTCAGGGGGCAGGATTGGGACCACACGCGCCAGGGCTCACAGGAGCATGTGCGTGTGTATGTGCACGCGTGTGTGTTtgcaccgctgccccctccaggTTCCCATTTGCCCAGCCCCAGCACCAGGGCAGACGGACCGGTGCTGATCCAAACACACTCAGCCCTCCGCCTCATGCACGTTTAGCTGGTGACCACAAGGGGGCGTTTGCACATCACTCCCCTGtcagcaggggcagagctggggggagcccagggctgggctggcagggagctgtgggtcgggagtgaggggcaccggcagggctgggttggggggagcccaggactgggctggcagggagctgtgggtcgggagtgaggggcaccggcagggctgggttggggggagcccaggactgggctggcagggagctgtgggtcgggagtgaggggcaccggcagggctgggttggggggagcccaggactgggctggcagggagctgtgggtcgggagtgaggggcaccggcagggctgggttggggggagcccaggactgggctggcagggagctgtgggtcgggagtgaggggcaccggcagggctgggttggggggagcccaggactgggctggcagggagctgtgggtcgggagtgagggacaccggcagggctgggttggggggagcccaggactgggctggcagggagctgtgggtcgggagtgaggggcaccggcagagttggggggagcccagggctgggtagCAGGGGCCTGCGGGTCGGGAgtaaggggcactggcagagttggaaggagcccaggactgggctggcagggagctgtgggtcgggagtgaggggcaccggcacagctggagggggtggatagCAGAGATTTGCAGACAATTCATGCCAAAAATAGACACCTAGGGTCAGACCCCCAAATGCAGCATGTGATCCCATcccggaggggggtggggggagtcatgCTACTCCCAACACATCCCTGGGGTCGGCCTCTCTTACCCTCTGGCCCCGCTCGTGGGGCTGGGAAAGTTTCACTGAACTGAATTTATGaaatcggggggtggggggctcctcTGGGGGGGGTGAATGGGGCAGGGTCAGTCCAAGCTCTGGggtctggcccccaagcagatcCTCCCCCGCAGTACAGCATAGGGTCGGTGCCCCATGCAGAGGTGCTGGAAGGGCCCCGCCGGGaatcctgccccacactggctctCGCCCGTGATGTCCGCGTGCCCCCCGCCTGCCAGGACGGCCCTTTGTCCTGCATTTGGTCACCACAGCAACAGtccagtgggggcggggccaccGTGGGCTAAAAATAAACCCCGTGAGGGTGGGTGATTACCCTGatgctaggactcctgggttctcttcccggccctagtggggtggggggctgattgtaggactgggagccaggactcctgggttccagtcccagcttGGATGCGAGCTCCTTGGATGGCCtcattctgcctcagtttccccacgtgTCCCTGTGGCTGGTTCCCTCCCACCTCAGGCCGTCCCACTTGCCtggcagctgggggggaggggcttggtTCAGCCCCACAGGTAAGTGAGCAGCGCCCTAGCTcccatggggcagcaggggcgggggggctggatggggcatGGCCCCGTTGCTGGGAACAGACTGGCCTTGGCCGGATTGGCAGGTCTGCAGGTGATGGGAATTGCAATCCCCTGCCGGAGTTAACCAAGCGGCAGCTGGCCCCGAATCCGCCCCCAACACTGTGGGAGCCTGACCCTGGCACCTGCTGTTTGCTCACCCTTCACCCAGCAACCCGCAACGTGGTGCTCGACTTTGGCAGGGGCTGGCTCGGGCAGCAGCCGCTAGCGCCCTCCTGGGGCCCCGGCCGGCTGCGCATCTGGCCTGCAAACCGGGGCGGGCCCCCTGGCGCCCAAACAGCCCCTAGCCCCCCGAATCCCCTGGAGCCGGAGCCCCCGTCACATACCCCTGGTGGATTTGAGGGGCAGCagaactgggggggtgggggatggattTGGGGGGCAGCAgaactggggggtggggcacCCTTTGTGCTGCTCAGTCCAATGCTCCCGGAGCAGGGGCCCCTGTACCCCTGGCTCTGCATGCTTTATAGGCTCTGTGCTTCCCTTCAATTCGGGGTCCCCTGTGGGGAAACGCCCCTCTCAGACAGCCTGTGGAGCATTTGCCCTCCCCCGCATCGttggcccaggctccccccaatCCAGTAAATCCACCAGcaggctgggcctggctctgctATCTGAACAGAGAGGGAGAGTCCTGCCCCCTCAATGTGCAACAGCCAGCCagcagatagggaaactgaggtacagagcagcGACCCCCGCCCACACATGGCGGCGTTGGGAGCAGAGCCCAGGGCTTCTGCCAAGAGGGAGGCGCAGGGGGGAAGCAGTGAGCCAGGGAGGAGCTGTGCAGGGGAGTGACAGTGATGGGGGGGCAGTCCtttccagcagggggcaccagcAAGGGGGATGGCGGCTCGGCAGCAGGAGGGGAATAGGAGACCCTGCCCTACGGTGATGCCAGGCAGCGCGGCCTCAGCCCGCTGTGCCCAGTGCCCAGCGGGAACATCCCCACACTTGGGGGCTTTCGCTCCATCCTGGGCTTGTCTCGGCAAAGGGACCAGCCGGATCCCAGCAGCGCAGCCGCCATGGGCGCGACCCCCTAATGCCCTGAGGTCTGGGAGCGAGTGGGGTGGGGCTGTCACGGCAGGGCTGTTTGGGCCAGGGGTTTTGGTCCAAGCCCAGCCCTGATGGAGCAGCTGGGATCTGGGTGTGcgaggggtgagggcagagtccgcaggaggggagaggaaatgtCCCACCTCACTTTACAGGAGCCGGGTCCTAGATCCAAGCTCTCAGGCCCTGTCTGGCCCATTAGTCAGACCCGTTTCCACCCAGTTGCAATGAGTAGTGTAGATTAGACCTGGCCCTGTTCCCGAGCCAAGCTATCGCCTGGCACAATCCAGGGACACTAGTTCAAGGCCCAGCTGTACTGCAGCTTCTGGAGGAGAACTGGAGAGGGAGGATGCTAGTGAGGTTGGATAGGCAGCCTCTAAAATTCCCCGTGCTGGGAATCCCTGATATGGGGAGCACTGGGGGCTGGGTGTGCATATGCTTTAGGGGTCCCCATCCCCCTTCcataacccaggagtcctggctgccaacccaccctgctctaaccactagaccccatgccgctcccagagctgggagagaacccaggagtcctggttcccagcccacACTCTATCCCACTAGACCCCCCCCTTCCTGTCCCCAACACACCCCACCTGCTGCAATTCCCCCCCTCCGCCATACGGGGAGGGTACCCTGTGTCCGGGAACCTGCATGAGCCTGAGCTTGGGCCCTGGCACATGAAagtctcccagctctgggaggggtgtggggtctagtggtcaaAGAAGGGCAggttgggaatcaggactcctgggttctatccctggctgggggatggggggaggggtctagtggtgggagcgggggcagggctgggaatcaggactcctgggttctatccctagccTCACTGACCCCACCACGGTCCCTGCTACAGGCCGTTCCACTTGTACCAGGACTCAGGCTCCTGATCCCATCACAGGCCCTAAAGGAGCCATGTTGGCTCAGCCAGCCCATCTCCCACAGGCCAGGAGCCCCGAGCCCCCAGACGTGCACCAGGCAAATCTCCCCCCTGGATCCCAGGGGGAATCCAGCGACCCCCCACTGCGGTGAGTGGAGTTATCCCTGGGAGGGCAGGCTGGGccctgagagtggggggaactaggagggttgggggcaggggaaccGTATGAGGAGGgttgtggggagctgggagctgggggtgaaCATGAGAAGAGATGGGGGCATGGAAACCGCATGGGGTTGAGCCTTGGGGGGGGCGATGGGGTTGAGATGGGTGAGCCTTGGGGGGGGCGGAGAGCTATGGGGAGGGTCTTGGGGGGGTGAgctgtgggggtgtgtggagagCTGTAGGGGGAAAGCTGTGGAGGGGTGAGCCTTGGGGGGGCAC
Protein-coding regions in this window:
- the LOC119845969 gene encoding inhibin beta C chain-like, with translation MAPGSGAWLERSGQPPGGWLALAALALLWGSSVQGGGKLGCPACRMPTLEPGTERRFLLELAKRQILEKLHLIERPNVTQPVPRLAVANALRHLHVSKAQRDGQPGPFAPWDGPDTDELGYEIISFAKTEFSSPSSMGLRFQFSRGTGRDVHILQAQLWLYIRAPRSGLSPVTLRVSQAGALLSERQLEARAGGWHTVALLPALQAFFRGQKKTLRLELECRGCQANATAGSDTGSSHQAFLVAKATVRKPGQQVAKRSLRCDQTSDLCCRKDYYVDFRDIGWNDWIIKPEGYQINYCMGQCPPHVASSPGMASSSHTAILNLIRAHNIQQGGQSCCVPTHRRPLSILYFDRNSNILKTDIPDMIVDACGCS